A stretch of Aedes aegypti strain LVP_AGWG chromosome 2, AaegL5.0 Primary Assembly, whole genome shotgun sequence DNA encodes these proteins:
- the LOC5565307 gene encoding chromodomain-helicase-DNA-binding protein 1 isoform X2, with the protein MSQSKEDKSDSENESSSDSKSESGSSDSESESGSGSSSSGSSDNEDQQQNEQDSSVNTSAQNDNAQDGSKPEQNGTASGDDEEDVNNASANHQNASKSGEEEEEEEDEEEEEEVNSSGAAAAEQINNSGETNNSKSHSSAQSGGSGSEESGDEDNQSEAQNGSDSDDSGKPSNASQTQEDDDDDGSGSHNSDDEEEQEEEHSSKSSYDDEDYAANRRRNNARKKAAAAQAKRKAASSSQPTKKKKSSNRWKSETSEDSDASEPDSSEDEDDSRSYGARRAAAKKRPAPAPKPKASAKKKKRAAAYSSDEGSDSGGEASRQGRSRRKTAVSYKEASGDEVTDSEDLLEVDQEAEEAAAAAAAEEEKTETIERIIGQRMGKKGATGAATTTYAVDEGGDPNEGVDENDTDNTEQQYLIKWAGWSYLHCTWESDETLKEQKVKGMKKLENYIKREKDIEYWRKYQAGPEDIDYYECQQELQQDLLKSYYNVERVIAQVEKPEGGGIDYLCKWESLPYADSTWEDASLIVKKWEKKVEEFQDRDNSKRTPSKHCKVIRSRPKFHHLKSQPDYLGEDRGLKLRDYQMDGLNWLVLTWCKENSVILADEMGLGKTIQTICFLYYLFKAQQLYGPFLCVVPLSTMTAWQREFAIWAPEMNVVTYLGDVASREIIRQYEWCFPNQKLKFNAILTTYEILLKDKTFLGSVSWAVLLVDEAHRLKNDDSLLYKALEEFDTNYRLLITGTPLQNSLKELWALLHFIMPNRFDTWESFERLYGNTSNDKSYTKLHKELEPYILRRVKKDVEKSLPAKVEQILRVEMTSLQRQYYRWILTKNFDALRKGTKGSINTFLNIMIELKKCCNHALLTKPEEFENQTNQDEVVVQLLKGSGKLVLLDKLLCRLKETGHRVLIFSQMVRMLDILAEYLQKRHFSFQRLDGSIKGELRKQALDHFNAEGSTDFCFLLSTRAGGLGINLATADTVIIFDSDWNPQNDLQAQARAHRIGQKNQVNIYRLVTARSVEEDIVERAKKKMVLDHLVIQRMDTTGRTVLDKNGGSNSTNPFNKDELSAILKFGAEELFKEDEEGDDELVCDIDEILKRAETRDENPEMPGDELLSAFNVKTFDFDEEKETSAIRNTVKPPTEAEQDGDTKDWDEIIPQNYRERVEAEERNKELSDLYLPPRRKTLQQLNQEEGGGGGKKKRKRHADDDTEDESDGSDDGKTGKKTNARGRPSNKEKIPGFSDNELRRLIKSYKKFPAPLKRLEAIAIDAELQEKPLSELKKAAEMLYDRCVQFMEHSKENEEKEKNSTEEKAKRGPRAAFSIRFGGVSFNVKTLLQCVEELAPLDDFLPQDPEERAKWILNIKTRSANFDVDWNNEDDSRLLRGIYQFGIGSWEAMKMEESLQLSDKILLNETDKKPQAKHLQSRAEYLLKIIRKHIELKKGVGKKPRKQRKPRGEAKAISAEMVHSPLSPGIHKEEAENNEVSATEEKKVSTPSIPKIKKLSESDSHHHEHDTSSNGPKEDHKEPHKEKKERKKKEPKAKETKKEKKKNTGPMHFTANNEPCALNIIGDLDPSVFNECKEKMRPVKKALKTLDNPDQTLPAEEQVSQTRACLLSIGNQINQCLLVYKDPEKIKEWRSNLWYFVSKFTEVDAKKLFKLYKHALKKRGEGDDSHGSNEKKKDHHGHHHHHHGHGHGHHHHAKDGASSAQNSPVKEAKEKSDKASKSIPGAPQALQTLGKIKKISKKDNSQNQQSALVVSTPLAEQEKEKPLLSDRRDRKEKKRLHGGTGVPDRGGDDGKDDGSYQSKRKLEDGELDENSKEYKRLHGDGRNNRDRDKKWDDYDRDRGSRGGGMSRGPPGTPQGMRGGMFQDGGGRGGPYPDDRWSSRDRFSDHKRDRYDGYNRHPPSNYHRDHRDRDRGDRSYKDKRRYPPAPGGYPSNHYGMPPSGYYPPGDNPYRYAAGYDRGGGPPGGGGGGSGGDFMDYRGSGGSGGGGRGDYDRRPPPPTSS; encoded by the exons ATGAGCCAG TCAAAAGAGGACAAAAGCGACTCGGAAAATGAGTCGAGTAGTGACAGCAAAAGCGAATCCGGCTCGTCGGATTCGGAGAGCGAGAGCGGATCCGGTTCGTCCAGTTCCGGTTCCAGCGATAACGAAGACCAGCAGCAGAATGAGCAGGATAGCAGTGTGAACACCTCGGCGCAAAACGACAACGCGCAAGATGGTTCCAAGCCGGAACAGAACGGAACCGCTTCCGGTGATGATGAGGAAGACGTCAATAATGCCAGTGCAAATCATCAGAACGCCAGCAAGTCTGGTGAAGAGGAGGAGGAAGAGGAAGATGAAGAAGAGGAGGAGGAGGTGAATAGTAGTGGTGCTGCCGCTGCCGAGCAGATTAACAATAGTGGCGAAACGAACAACAGCAAATCGCACAGCAGTGCCCAATCGGGTGGCTCCGGATCGGAagaaagtggcgacgaggataaTCAGAGCGAAGCCCAGAACGGATCGGATTCGGACGACAGCGGCAAACCGAGCAACGCCAGTCAAACGCaggaagacgacgacgacgacggttccGGAAGTCACAATTCGGATGACGAGGAGGAGCAGGAGGAGGAACATTCATCAAAAAGTAGTTACGAT GATGAGGACTATGCCGCTAACCGTCGTCGGAACAACGCACGCAAGAAGGCTGCCGCAGCGCAAGCCAAACGCAAGGCGGCCTCGTCATCGCAGCCCACGAAGAAGAAAAAGAG CAGTAATCGTTGGAAGTCGGAAACATCGGAGGACAGCGATGCCAGTGAACCGGACAGTTCCGAAGATGAGGACGACAGCCGGAGTTACGGAGCCCGCAGGGCAGCAGCGAAAAAGCGTCCAGCTCCTGCACCGAAACCCAAAGCATCGGCAAAGAAAAAGAAACGCGCTGCAGCTTACTCCTCCGATGAAGGTAGTGATAGTGGAGGGGAAGCGTCGCGACAGGGTAGAAGTAGGAGGAAAACAGCTGTTAGCTACAAAGAGGCGAGTGGTGATGAGGTAACCGATAGCGAAGACTTGCTGGAGGTTGACCAGGAAGCTGAGGAAGCTGCTGCAGCAGCTGCTGCCGAAGAGGAGAAGACTGAAACGATCGAAAGAATAATCGGTCAACGGATGGGCAAGAAGGGTGCCACCGGAGCGGCAACAACAACTTATGCCGTGGACGAAGGTGGTGATCCCAATGAAGGTGTCGATGAAAATGATACGGATAACACAGAACAACAGTATTTGATCAAATGGGCTGGATGGTCTTACCTTCACTGCACGTGGGAATCGGATGAAACACTGAAAGAGCAGAAAGTGAAAGGAATGAAAAAGCTGGAAAATTACATCAAGAGGGAAAAGGACATCGAATATTGGCGTAAGTACCAAGCCGGTCCCGAGGATATTGACTACTACGAGTGTCAACAAGAACTTCAGCAAGATCTGCTGAAAAGCTACTACAACGTCGAACGGGTGATAGCTCAGGTGGAAAAGCCTGAGGGTGGTGGAATAGATTATCTGTGTAAATGGGAATCACTTCCTTATGCGGATTCCACATGGGAGGATGCAAGCTTAATAGTGAAAAAGTGGGAGAAGAAAGTAGAGGAATTCCAAGATAGGGACAACAGTAAGAGGACTCCGTCAAAGCATTGCAAAGTGATAAGGAGTCGACCGAAATTCCATCATTTGAAATCTCAACCCGATTATCTGGGCGAGGATCGAGGCTTGAAGCTCCGAGACTATCAGATGGACGGTTTAAACTGGCTGGTACTCACATGGTGCAAAGAAAACTCCGTCATCTTGGCTGACGAGATGGGTTTGGGTAAAACTATTCAAACTATCTGCTTTCTGTACTATCTTTTCAAAGCGCAACAACTGTATGGTCCGTTCTTGTGTGTTGTTCCCCTGAGTACGATGACTGCGTGGCAACGCGAGTTCGCCATATGGGCACCAGAGATGAATGTCGTAACGTACCTTGGTGATGTAGCTTCGCGTGAAATCATCCGTCAGTATGAATGGTGCTTCCCCAATCAGAAGTTAAAATTCAATGCTATCCTGACAACGTACGAGATTCTGCTCAAAGACAAAACCTTCCTAGGAAGCGTTAGTTGGGCAGTCCTTTTGGTCGATGAAGCACATCGTCTGAAAAACGACGATTCCCTATTGTACAAAGCTCTAGAAGAGTTCGACACCAACTACCGGTTACTTATTACCGGAACGCCGCTCCAGAACTCCCTCAAAGAACTGTGGGCTTTGCTCCACTTCATCATGCCAAATAGGTTTGACACGTGGGAATCGTTTGAAAGGCTCTACGGAAACACCAGCAATGATAAATCCTACACAAAACTGCACAAAGAGCTTGAGCCATACATCCTTCGGCGAGTGAAAAAAGACGTCGAAAAAAGTCTTCCGGCGAAAGTGGAGCAAATCCTCCGGGTTGAAATGACCTCTCTTCAAAGACAGTACTACCGATGGATCCTCACGAAGAATTTCGACGCCCTGCGGAAAGGCACCAAAGGTTCGATCAATACATTCCTAAACATTATGATCGAACTGAAGAAGTGTTGCAACCATGCTTTGTTGACCAAACCAGAGGAATTCGAAAATCAGACGAATCAGGACGAAGTGGTAGTTCAGTTGCTGAAGGGATCCGGAAAATTGGTCTTGTTGGACAAGTTGTTATGTCGACTTAAGGAAACCGGCCACAGGGTATTGATATTCTCCCAAATGGTGCGGATGTTGGACATTCTGGCGGAGTACTTGCAAAAAAGGCATTTCTCGTTCCAACGATTGGACGGCAGTATTAAGGGTGAGCTACGAAAGCAAGCGTTGGATCACTTCAATGCGGAAGGTTCGACGGATTTCTGCTTCCTGTTGTCGACTCGTGCTGGAGGATTGGGTATCAATCTGGCCACGGCCGATACGGTCATCATTTTCGACTCAGATTGGAATCCTCAGAACGATCTACAAGCGCAGGCCCGTGCACATCGAATCGGGCAGAAAAATCAGGTCAACATCTATCGTTTGGTGACGGCACGATCTGTCGAAGAAGATATCGTTGAAAGGGCGAAGAAGAAGATGGTGTTGGACCATTTGGTCATTCAACGGATGGACACAACTGGTCGGACAGTTTTGGACAAGAATGGAGGAAGCAATTCCACCAATCCGTTCAACAAGGACGAGTTGTCGGCGATTCTGAAGTTCGGAGCAGAGGAGTTGTTCAAGGAGGACGAGGAAGGAGATGATGAACTGGTATGTGATATTGATGAGATTTTGAAACGGGCGGAAACTAGGGATGAGAACCCAGAGATGCCAGGTGATGAATTGCTGTCGGCATTCAATGTGAAGACGTTCGATTTCGACGAGGAAAAGGAAACATCTGCAATACGTAACACAGTGAAACCACCAACGGAAGCCGAACAGGATGGTGACACTAAAGATTGGGACGAGATTATTCCTCAGAATTATCGGGAACGCGTGGAAGCAGAGGAAAGAAACAAAGAGTTGAGCGATCTGTATCTTCCACCGAGGAGAAAAACTCTTCAGCAGTTGAACCAAGAGGAAGGTGGTGGTGGTGGCAAGAAAAAGCGAAAACGGCATGCCGATGACGATACTGAAGATGAATCGGATGGTAGCGATGATGGTAAAACCGGTAAGAAAACGAATGCTAGAGGTAGACCTTCAAATAAGGAGAAGATTCCTGGTTTTTCGGATAACGAGCTGAGGCGACTCATCAAAAGCTATAAAAAGTTCCCTGCACCGCTGAAGAGGTTAGAAGCAATCGCAATCGATGCAGAGTTGCAGGAGAAACCCCTTTCCGAGCTGAAGAAGGCTGCTGAAATGTTGTACGACCGGTGTGTTCAGTTTATGGAACATTCCAAAGAGAACGAAGAGAAAGAGAAGAATTCCACCGAAGAAAAAGCCAAGCGAGGTCCTAGGGCGGCATTTTCAATTCGCTTCGGAGGCGTATCGTTCAACGTAAAAACTCTGCTGCAGTGTGTCGAAGAGTTAGCTCCACTGGATGACTTTCTTCCTCAAGATCCGGAAGAGCGGGCGAAATGGATTTTGAACATTAAAACCCGATCAGCCAATTTTGATGTCGACTGGAACAACGAAGATGACTCGCGATTACTGCGGGGCATTTACCAATTTGGCATTGGATCCTGGGAGGCAATGAAAATGGAAGAGTCTCTGCAACTATCAGACAAAATTCTATTGAACGAAACCGATAAAAAGCCTCAAGCGAAGCATCTTCAATCTCGAGCCGAGTATTTGTTGAAAATCATCAGGAAACACATCGAACTGAAGAAAGGTGTTGGTAAGAAGCCTCGTAAACAACGCAAGCCTCGTGGCGAAGCTAAAGCAATTTCTGCGGAAATGGTTCATTCTCCGTTGTCTCCGGGCATTCACAAGGAAGAAGCGGAAAATAACGAAGTGTCCGCGACGGAAGAAAAGAAGGTCTCTACTCCAAGTATTCCCAAGATCAAGAAATTGTCCGAGTCGGATTCACATCACCATGAGCATGACACGAGCTCAAATGGTCCTAAAGAAGATCACAAAGAACCCCACAAGGAAAAGAAAGAGCGGAAGAAAAAGGAACCGAAAGCCAAAGAGACCAAGAAAGAGAAGAAAAAGAATACGGGACCAATGCATTTCACGGCCAATAACGAACCGTGTGCATTGAACATCATAGGAGATCTGGACCCGAGCGTGTTCAACGAGTGTAAGGAGAAGATGCGACCGGTCAAGAAAGCACTTAAGACGCTTGATAACCCGGACCAAACGCTACCGGCGGAAGAACAGGTCAGTCAGACGAGAGCTTGTCTGCTCAGTATTGGCAATCAGATAAACCAGTGTCTCTTGGTCTACAAGGACCCGGAGAAAATCAAAGAATGGAGAAGCAATCTGTGGTACTTTGTGTCGAAATTCACCGAAGTCGATGCAAAGAAACTATTCAAACTGTACAAGCACGCACTGAAGAAGCGAGGCGAAGGTGACGACAGTCACGGAAGCAACGAGAAAAAGAAAGATCACCATGGTCATCACCACCATCATCACGGACACGGTCATGGTCATCATCATCACGCCAAGGATGGTGCCAGTTCCGCCCAGAATTCACCAGTCAAGGAAGCTAAAGAAAAGTCGGATAAGGCTTCGAAGAGCATTCCAGGAGCACCGCAGGCTCTGCAAACGTTGGGTAAAATCAAAAAGATTAGCAAAAAAGACAACAGCCAGAACCAACAGAGTGCGCTGGTAGTGTCAACGCCGTTGGCTGAGCAGGAAAAAGAGAAACCCTTGCTTAGCGACCGACGAGACAGGAAAGAGAAGAAGCGCCTTCATGGTGGAACCGGTGTACCTGATCGAGGAGGTGATGACGGCAAAGATGACGGATCATATCAATCGAAGCGCAAGTTGGAAGATGGCGAGTTGGACGAGAATAGCAAGGAGTACAAACGATTGCATGGTGATGGAAG GAACAATCGGGATCGAGACAAAAAATGGGATGATTATGATCGGGATCGTGGCTCACGGGGCGGTGGCATGTCCCGAGGACCTCCCGGTACGCCTCAAGGAATGCGCGGTGGAATGTTTCAAGATGGAGGAGGGCGTGGTGGCCCCTATCCGGACGATCGATGGAGTAGTCGAGATAG GTTCAGTGATCATAAACGTGACCGATACGACGGTTACAATCGACACCCGCCATCAAATTACCATCGCGATCACCGAGATCGGGATCGAGGAGACCGATCCTATAAGGATAAACGAAG ATACCCGCCTGCCCCTGGAGGTTATCCAAGCAACCATTACGGCATGCCACCGAGTGGTTACTATCCGCCGGGTGATAATCCGTACCGATATGCCGCAGGGTATGATCGTGGAGGAGGTCCCCCGGGTGGTGGCGGTGGTGGCTCAGGGGGAGACTTCATGGACTATCGAGGAAGTGGTGGCAGCGGCGGAGGAGGACGTGGCGACTACGACCGAAGGCCACCGCCCCCGACTAGCTCGTAG